One window of the Triticum dicoccoides isolate Atlit2015 ecotype Zavitan chromosome 3B, WEW_v2.0, whole genome shotgun sequence genome contains the following:
- the LOC119282421 gene encoding putrescine hydroxycinnamoyltransferase 1-like, translating to MGVVGQQEVEVLESCMVKPSVETPSHGLWLSQLDLKMVNRGHTPNVYFYTPHSGAVGNFFDVARLKAAMAKALVPFYPLAGRLGVDGEGQPEIDCAGQGVLFVVARSDLTVDGFVDFQPSPELRRLFVPRVEDSPSIMCAIQVTFMGCGGVALGTALHHVAIDAVSAVHFFQTWSGFCRDGDAAAAVLELPCHDRALLRARSPPVVHPDALTVFSCPKLSLAVSAEPSGAVVNKIFVLSKDQVAALKRACTGGGDGGRVSTFCAVSAHVWRSMCTARRLPTDARTRLTFPANIRGALRPPLPARYFGNGIIVLGAAGRVRDIESEELGSVAHRISGAVGRMDDELVRSAIDYLEINGKSKQPPSSMPETELRVVSWLGMPVYDVDFGWGKPLVMHRAVQQRAGMVYLMDGVSGSGGVRILVSTEAVILNDFQRLLYANF from the coding sequence ATGGGTGTGGTGGGTCAGCAGGAGGTGGAGGTGCTGGAGTCGTGCATGGTGAAGCCGAGCGTGGAGACGCCTAGCCATGGCCTCTGGCTCTCCCAACTCGACCTCAAAATGGTCAACAGAGGCCACACGCCGAACGTATACTTCTACACTCCCCACTCCGGCGCCGTCGGCAACTTCTTCGACGTGGCCAGGCTGAAGGCGGCGATGGCCAAGGCTCTCGTGCCCTTCTACCCTCTCGCCGGCCGTCTGGGCGTGGACGGCGAGGGCCAGCCGGAGATCGACTGCGCCGGCCAGGGCGTGCTCTTCGTCGTCGCTCGCTCGGACCTCACCGTGGACGGCTTCGTCGACTTCCAGCCGTCGCCGGAACTAAGGAGGCTCTTTGTTCCCCGCGTTGAGGACTCGCCGTCCATCATGTGCGCCATCCAGGTGACCTTCATGGGATGCGGCGGGGTGGCCTTGGGGACGGCGCTGCACCACGTTGCCATCGACGCCGTGAGCGCTGTCCACTTCTTCCAGACGTGGTCCGGCTTCTGCAGGgacggcgacgcggcggcggcggtgctggagCTCCCATGCCACGACCGCGCCCTCCTCCGCGCGCGCTCCCCACCCGTCGTCCACCCCGACGCCCTCACCGTGTTCTCCTGTCCGAAGCTGAGCCTAGCAGTATCTGCCGAGCCGTCGGGGGCCGTCGTCAACAAGATCTTCGTCCTCTCCAAGGACCAGGTTGCCGCCCTCAAGCGCGCCTgcaccggcggcggcgacggcggccgcgTGAGCACGTTCTGCGCCGTGAGCGCCCACGTGTGGAGGTCCATGTGCACCGCCCGCCGGCTGCCGACGGACGCGAGGACGCGCCTCACCTTCCCGGCGAACATCCGGGGCGCCCTTCGGCCGCCGCTCCCCGCCCGCTACTTCGGGAACGGGATCATCGTCCTGGGCGCCGCTGGCAGAGTGCGGGACATCGAGTCGGAGGAGCTGGGCTCCGTCGCCCACCGGATCAGTGGCGCGGTCGGCAGGATGGACGACGAGCTGGTGCGTTCGGCGATCGACTACTTGGAGATAAACGGCAAGAGCAAGCAGCCCCCGAGCAGCATGCCGGAGACGGAGCTGAGGGTGGTGAGCTGGCTGGGCATGCCGGTATACGACGTGGATTTCGGGTGGGGGAAGCCCCTGGTGATGCACCGCGCCGTGCAGCAGCGCGCCGGGATGGTCTACCTCATGGACGGCGTCAGCGGGAGCGGCGGCGTGCGCATCCTCGTGTCTACGGAGGCTGTGATTCTCAACGACTTCCAGCGCCTGCTATATGCCAACTTCTAG